A section of the Jaculus jaculus isolate mJacJac1 chromosome 6, mJacJac1.mat.Y.cur, whole genome shotgun sequence genome encodes:
- the LOC101615930 gene encoding serglycin, protein MQTVLKGSGLALVFTFVLVWGSSVQGHPMRRARYQWVRCKPNSNSANCTEEKGPLFDLSTDKSNSILPAGSDPPVLTKSQLWNDVFPISEGFSGSSSGSGSGSGSGSGSGSQPDTEWEYQLVDENDVYYNFKPLKRKLPMEDHCLAQDRLEDGFIL, encoded by the coding sequence ATGCAGACGGTACTCAAAGGCAGCGGGCTTGCCCTGGTCTTCACCTTTGTCCTGGTTTGGGGATCttcagttcaaggtcacccaatGCGCAGAGCCAGGTACCAGTGGGTTCGCTGCAAGCCCAACAGCAACTCTGCAAACTGCACTGAGGAAAAGGGACCACTGTTCGACCTGAGCACAGACAAGTCCAATAGCATCCTCCCTGCCGGCTCGGATCCTCCTGTATTGACAAAATCCCAGCTCTGGAATGATGTCTTTCCTATTTCCGAGGGCTTTTCTGGCTCCAGCTCCGGCTCAGGTTCTGGCTCTGGCAGTGGATCCGGAAGTGGCTCCCAGCCCGACACAGAATGGGAATACCAGCTAGTAGATGAAAATGATGTCTATTACAACTTTAAAcctctcaagaggaagcttcccATGGAAGACCATTGCTTGGCTCAAGATAGACTAGAAGATGGCTTTATTTTATGA